Proteins found in one Campylobacter canadensis genomic segment:
- a CDS encoding manganese efflux pump MntP family protein, with amino-acid sequence MLSIILLAVALSIDACIVAFSYSLTLNKNLIKNAFIFSFSSAFFQAFMPIVGFFIMYYFGLKFIELAKKIDHFIVFFIFLFLGIKIIKDAFKNETIQIEKNLSFKIVFSLSVATSLDALAAGVLIFSSKLDILDCIFIIFVITFVLCFMSFCIAKSIKLNIKLLQIISAIIIILIGFKILIEHTIKHI; translated from the coding sequence ATGCTTAGTATAATCTTACTAGCAGTAGCTTTAAGTATCGATGCTTGTATCGTTGCTTTTAGCTACTCTCTTACTCTTAATAAAAATTTAATTAAAAATGCCTTTATTTTTTCATTTTCTTCTGCTTTTTTTCAAGCCTTTATGCCTATTGTTGGTTTTTTTATAATGTATTATTTTGGCTTAAAATTCATTGAACTTGCAAAAAAAATAGACCATTTTATAGTATTTTTTATTTTTTTATTTTTAGGAATAAAAATTATAAAAGACGCTTTTAAAAATGAAACAATACAAATTGAAAAAAACCTTAGTTTTAAAATAGTATTTAGCTTAAGCGTAGCAACAAGTCTTGATGCTCTTGCTGCTGGAGTGCTAATATTTTCAAGCAAACTTGATATATTAGACTGTATATTTATAATTTTTGTAATTACTTTTGTATTATGCTTTATGTCATTTTGCATTGCAAAAAGTATTAAATTAAACATAAAGCTACTACAAATAATATCTGCAATTATAATAATATTAATTGGCTTTAAAATTCTAATTGAACATACAATTAAACATATTTAA
- the dcuC gene encoding C4-dicarboxylate transporter DcuC, translating into MIFHIVFTLFVMSFSIYLIIKKVKAQSILLFAGLVLMFYSYITGLNTQFLNEKQSTNSAILDMFAYIRHTLAKDLSTLGLTIMCGAGFAKYMDMIGASTRMVMLLTRPLKSLNAPYIVCALGFSICMILSLAIQSASALATLTMVTIFPILRRLGVSALAAASVVASGHLLDIGPAAATSLVVSKYADISIEQLFVEHQLPVYAFCGVFATIAHYFWQKHLDKKDKSTDIYIEEEQKNENIAPKYYVLLPILPLFFILFFSQYGIYKLGIKIKIDIVTAMLLSFFIAMCCEFIRYKNYKEVAASIQIFFDGMGRMFAITVTLISAAKVFAYGITCTGLIDAFTSLVSSLGLSASVVTLGVSIIIILLSFATGSGVAIVYSFAPIIPQFANAINADALIMLHSMQNAASLGRLLSPVAAVIIIVSSLANVNAFKLVKRNSLPVFVAIIVSMLSIIFI; encoded by the coding sequence ATGATATTTCATATTGTTTTTACACTTTTTGTAATGAGTTTTAGTATTTATTTAATCATAAAGAAGGTAAAGGCACAAAGTATTTTATTGTTTGCTGGACTTGTTTTAATGTTTTATTCATATATAACAGGTTTAAATACGCAATTTCTTAACGAAAAGCAAAGTACAAATAGTGCTATTTTAGATATGTTTGCTTATATAAGACACACTTTAGCTAAAGATTTAAGTACTCTTGGATTAACTATTATGTGCGGAGCTGGTTTTGCAAAATATATGGACATGATTGGTGCAAGCACTAGAATGGTTATGTTGCTAACAAGACCTTTAAAAAGCTTAAATGCTCCTTATATTGTTTGTGCGCTTGGTTTTAGCATTTGTATGATTTTATCTTTAGCAATACAATCAGCAAGTGCTTTAGCAACCTTAACTATGGTTACTATTTTTCCAATTTTAAGAAGATTAGGCGTTAGTGCTTTAGCAGCAGCTAGTGTAGTTGCTAGTGGGCATTTATTAGACATTGGACCTGCAGCTGCTACTTCTTTGGTTGTTTCAAAATACGCTGATATTTCTATTGAGCAATTATTTGTAGAACATCAATTGCCAGTTTATGCGTTTTGCGGGGTTTTTGCAACTATAGCGCATTATTTTTGGCAAAAACATCTTGATAAAAAAGATAAAAGCACTGATATTTACATAGAAGAAGAGCAAAAAAATGAAAATATTGCACCAAAATATTATGTTTTATTGCCTATTTTACCTTTATTTTTTATTTTATTTTTTTCTCAATATGGAATTTATAAATTAGGTATAAAAATTAAAATAGATATTGTAACTGCAATGCTTTTAAGCTTTTTTATTGCAATGTGTTGTGAATTTATAAGATACAAAAATTATAAAGAAGTGGCTGCTAGTATTCAAATATTTTTTGATGGAATGGGCAGAATGTTTGCAATTACAGTAACATTAATTAGCGCTGCTAAGGTTTTTGCTTATGGTATTACTTGCACTGGTTTGATTGATGCTTTTACAAGTTTGGTAAGTTCTTTAGGACTTAGTGCGAGTGTGGTAACTTTAGGAGTTTCTATAATTATTATTTTGCTTAGTTTTGCAACTGGAAGTGGGGTTGCGATTGTGTATTCTTTTGCACCAATAATTCCGCAATTTGCAAACGCTATAAATGCTGATGCGCTAATAATGCTACATTCAATGCAAAATGCTGCTAGTTTAGGAAGACTGCTAAGCCCAGTTGCAGCAGTAATTATTATCGTAAGTTCTCTTGCAAATGTTAATGCCTTTAAGCTTGTAAAAAGAAATTCTTTACCTGTTTTTGTAGCAATTATTGTAAGTATGCTTAGTATAATTTTTATTTAA
- a CDS encoding serine dehydratase subunit alpha family protein — protein sequence MNYEKLLKNELLKSYGCTEPIALAYAAARISSLLNEDLEQMQLFCSSNIIKNVNSVVIPNTNYKKGIEVAAAIGYIVKKYEDKLELLKNVKDEDIEQIDDLCKKITVNLEVGVPNLFIKIIAYTKNNKAQIIIVNEHTNIAYLSLNDKLLIDTYKNSVEEEYRLDFDDIYTYCKLANLDNVKDLLKEQYELNYKIAQEGIKNNYGANIGKLMLSSTKNESLAYACAGSDARMSGSALSVMIVSGSGNQGICASVPVYLHAKKINASEDELIKALAFSNLITLYLKSKIGKLSAYCGVVSAASAAICAIAMLDKQDKKVIERCLINSLAISSGIFCDGAKASCAAKIASALNSAFLAYEQAKSNNNFNFNDGIIKNNLQNTVDAICNVARYGMAQTDVVILEQMLKKDKQ from the coding sequence ATGAATTATGAAAAACTTTTAAAAAATGAATTATTAAAATCATACGGCTGCACAGAACCAATAGCTTTAGCTTACGCTGCTGCAAGAATTTCTTCTTTATTAAATGAAGATTTAGAGCAAATGCAATTATTTTGCTCTTCAAATATTATTAAAAATGTAAATAGTGTTGTAATTCCAAATACTAATTATAAAAAAGGAATAGAAGTAGCTGCTGCAATTGGTTACATTGTAAAAAAATATGAAGATAAATTAGAATTGCTTAAAAATGTAAAAGATGAAGATATAGAGCAAATAGATGATTTATGTAAAAAAATTACTGTGAATTTAGAAGTAGGGGTTCCTAATCTTTTTATCAAAATCATAGCTTATACAAAAAATAACAAAGCTCAAATAATAATAGTAAATGAGCATACAAATATAGCGTATCTTAGCCTAAATGATAAGCTTTTAATTGATACTTATAAAAATAGTGTTGAAGAAGAATATAGGCTTGATTTTGATGATATTTATACTTATTGTAAGCTTGCAAATTTAGACAATGTTAAAGACTTGCTAAAAGAACAATATGAGCTAAATTACAAAATTGCACAAGAAGGTATAAAAAATAATTACGGAGCAAATATTGGAAAACTAATGCTTTCAAGCACTAAAAACGAATCTTTAGCTTATGCTTGTGCAGGAAGCGATGCAAGAATGAGCGGCAGTGCTTTAAGCGTTATGATAGTTTCAGGTAGCGGTAATCAAGGTATTTGCGCTAGTGTTCCTGTGTATTTACATGCTAAAAAAATAAATGCAAGTGAAGATGAATTAATAAAAGCACTAGCCTTTAGCAATTTAATTACACTTTATTTAAAAAGTAAAATAGGAAAATTAAGCGCATATTGTGGAGTTGTAAGTGCTGCTAGTGCTGCAATTTGTGCTATAGCAATGCTTGATAAGCAAGATAAAAAAGTAATTGAGCGATGCCTTATAAATTCTTTAGCGATTTCTTCTGGTATATTTTGTGATGGAGCAAAAGCTTCTTGTGCTGCAAAAATCGCAAGTGCTTTAAATAGTGCATTTTTAGCATACGAGCAGGCAAAAAGCAATAATAATTTTAATTTTAATGATGGGATTATTAAAAATAATTTACAAAATACAGTTGATGCAATTTGTAATGTTGCAAGATATGGAATGGCACAAACTGATGTGGTTATTTTAGAGCAAATGCTTAAAAAGGATAAACAATGA
- a CDS encoding uroporphyrinogen decarboxylase family protein produces MQEFMKNIENKLLYSFWTHLPECDLDAQMLALKTYEFYKRYNLAFIKSMPNGMFYAQAFDCLCDFSKIKEGGVAKITKAFVNSVDDWDKINEIDIFSSPTLSRELQSLKILKALLKDDKTPILATQFSPLTIAAKISNNLVLEHIKIAPKKVLSALEKISKVVLKHSLECINIGCAGVFFAEQMAQKHLLSSDEYVQFSAQFNNYILNHFDKNKFFNIIHLHGDDIYFSLCNKYNVAALSYHAYDCNVSIRQIMQESDYILVAGIARSNITNNNFTLLKENIKHTINDSYKGRLILAPSCVIRYPVNEESIDFCIKEISSYEL; encoded by the coding sequence ATGCAAGAATTTATGAAAAATATTGAAAATAAATTATTGTATTCTTTTTGGACACATTTGCCAGAATGTGATTTGGATGCACAAATGCTAGCTTTAAAAACTTATGAGTTTTATAAAAGATATAATCTTGCTTTTATAAAAAGTATGCCTAATGGAATGTTTTACGCTCAGGCTTTTGATTGTCTTTGTGATTTTTCAAAAATAAAAGAAGGTGGCGTTGCAAAAATAACAAAAGCCTTTGTAAATAGCGTTGATGACTGGGATAAGATTAATGAAATTGATATATTTTCTAGTCCTACTTTAAGTAGAGAATTGCAGTCTTTAAAAATACTAAAAGCACTGCTTAAAGATGATAAAACACCAATTTTAGCTACACAATTTAGCCCTTTAACAATAGCTGCAAAGATATCTAATAATCTTGTTTTAGAGCATATTAAAATAGCTCCAAAAAAGGTTTTAAGTGCCTTAGAAAAAATTAGCAAGGTAGTATTAAAGCATTCTTTAGAATGTATAAATATTGGTTGTGCTGGTGTATTTTTTGCAGAGCAGATGGCACAAAAACATTTATTAAGCAGTGATGAATATGTGCAGTTTTCAGCACAGTTTAATAATTACATTCTAAATCATTTTGATAAAAATAAATTCTTTAATATTATTCATTTACACGGAGATGATATTTATTTTTCTTTATGTAATAAATACAATGTAGCTGCTTTATCTTATCACGCATATGATTGCAATGTAAGCATTAGACAAATTATGCAAGAAAGTGATTATATCTTAGTTGCTGGTATTGCAAGGTCTAATATTACTAATAATAATTTTACTCTTTTAAAAGAAAATATTAAACATACTATAAATGATAGTTATAAAGGACGATTGATTTTAGCCCCATCTTGTGTTATTCGTTACCCTGTAAATGAAGAAAGTATTGATTTTTGCATAAAGGAGATTTCATCTTATGAATTATGA